CTTGGTGTGTATGCAACGTAGTGTGAAGAGGTGGTTGTtcggaagcggccgacacgttcgcgGTTACGCGCCTCACTATACATGCGGCGTGGATGACGCCGTGAGGCCGCGCGGCAACAGCTGAGGCCGGCGGAGGCGCCTTTGTGGCGATCTCATAGGAGCCCTAGTTTTAatgatgaaaattgtgaattttattaaaggaaaaatatattgatcaCATTTATCTACACTACTTTTGTATTATAAAAAGAATCAGTACTGTCCAATTAATtccaagattttttgaaattttcaaagtatatACTTTGGTCCGCATTCACGTGGCtttgcaatgtttttttgatcTTCACCTTATTCTCCTTTGCTCTTTTGAAGAGTATCACCATGGAGATCACTGCATATAATGGATAAGATCCGCTCACTGAAAATCTTGAAGtattgaaaaacattaaatttttattctttcagcttcaaaattttctaattttcgaacTCACATTCGATGAACGCGACATAGGTGGAGGTACTCATTTGTTCCCCAAACTGCATAATGAccagaaaaaatacaatatgtATGACAACAAAAACCGATTGCATATTTGCGAATAGTTTTAGTGTCTtcattgatttcaaattttgttctaGAGAAAATCGGTTTGAAAGTGTTGCGGTCAATCCCTTAGCCCTCAGCTCCTGTAAAGGAAATTTATATGTATAagctttttctaatttaaaatttggtaactcACCTCAttcaatttaaacaaaaagtgaaaaataattcttcCACCTATTTGAATAATTAAGCAGCCAATAAATGCTTTCTCAATATTGGTAACAAAACCAGGTTTTACTGCAGTACAGTAATTCATAACAGGTTGTGAAAATGGGAAACTTAAAAAAGAATAGTAGTTTGCTACTGCGGCAATTGATAACTGCAAAGATTCCAATTCaacatttcaatatttaaaaaaaatttaaattacttgTAAAATTGCCATACATAATCCTAGGAAACAACTAGAATGTTCATATTTTGAAGAGCGGACTGTAGCGACGTATCGTTCAATGGCAAGGGCTACTGTAGTTGCGCCAACCAACCATAGGCCAAATCCATATTGAACACGGAAGACAAAACATCGCATTGTTTTTGCTGGCATGTTACAATAGTCAAGCATGGTATAGCTGTAGAGATCAGTGGAATGAAGGaatattctacaaaaaatcatgTTCTTTTTACTGTTTTATATAGCGTATTTCTTAGGTCCTTAAGCTCAGCACGATGACCAAATTGGCGaactaagtttttttttttgcaacactTTTTGGACTATAACTCAAAAATAGGCTGAGCTAGCAGAATTTTGTCAACTAGCATAATATTCTCTGAGAAATTCtgcacatttttatttaaaaaagctcttaaaattgtgtttttctttAACCTTTTCcccgttttcaaaaaaaacaatgatagGGCACGTTCAATTTTGcagttcaaaattgaaatttacctATTCAAagaatgcagaaaaaaaccaaacagaTGAAGTTGGAATATGATAATCACattaaaatgaaatagttTAGATGTTTGTGACTTCCAAATGTAGAAGCTAGAAAAAATAACCAATGGGACAGCAATAAGACTAGAGACCAGCTCAAATAGTATAGTACATCGGAGAAATAAGGAGGAAGAAATGTGCTCCATCATTTGGCAATGTTCCCGGTATGATGTCATTttaaattgtctgaaatttaaaatgtctttaaaattttaaatataccaataacttttttataaattgaaatataaaaagtaataaaaaataaactaataaCTTTCAGTTGCTTTAAGATAATAAAGTACCTTTGCATACTAATTAACATTTCTCGGGAGTCTCAGCTATACAAGtacacaaaatttgttttgagcAAGTATTTTGGGTAAGGTCATTATACAATTACGTTTTCAGTATTCTGAcactgtgaaaatttgaaaatgtaattcTAGAAAAAGTGAGCACGagcaaatctttaaaaaaaatactgttgtttattttaataatataacgtatatttttagatatttaaacttttcttaacaacttttagccaaaaaaaatctataaaaatagtttcaaatttatcagaTTTTATCGCGGTTCTCTTTgggtttatcaaaaaattgtttactaGCCATATACGTAGtctttttataaatttttacagtaaaacatgttttgataaaatataagACAAACGAGATATGAGCCGCCTGAGTAGAGTTTGATGTACGTTGATTGCCAAAAACTGTGTCagtttttaggtttttgttgatttttattttattttcaagtgaGCTTAACCCAAAACCAGTTTGGCAAAAAactttatataaaaaatattgatattaTTTACGTCTACATGTTCGCTGTTACCGCATGTTATTAATTTAACTCCGGAAAGAGTTAGAGCGTCTGACCTCTTCCGggtccaattttcaaaactttcttgGAATGTCTGTAGCTCGAGAACGTAATGTTTGTACCCGCACAATGTCAGCCGCTTTAACTTTTTGCACAGTGGATTTGACAGACAAAATTGGTTGTTCTAAAGTATTTGTTGGGAAATgcatttgttgtttttttgaaaattggtacTTATGGGTTTTGTTCctcccaaaatgttttaattttccaaaatgtcattttccacctttcaaattaaattcttaCCAAGAAATTTTAGCTAATGCACAGTTCAAAATGTGTTATCacactttcaaacaaaattctgaaagctacaaaattcttcaaaatttcaaaatgttcctgattattttttggaatagttTGAGCATTTAAACTAAACCctacctgaaattttgaaaaaaaatgcacgaAAAGCTAAAAACGTCAATAAATGTCATATAATTTAACCGTGAAGtaagttaaattttatttgtttcaatttacatgtttcaaaaaattaattttttaaaaattcattgataAAAAgtcttt
This is a stretch of genomic DNA from Caenorhabditis elegans chromosome V. It encodes these proteins:
- the srab-6 gene encoding Serpentine Receptor, class AB (Class A-like) (Predicted), with the protein product MTSYREHCQMMEHISSSLFLRCTILFELVSSLIAVPLVIFSSFYIWKSQTSKLFHFNVIIIFQLHLFGFFLHSLNRIFLHSTDLYSYTMLDYCNMPAKTMRCFVFRVQYGFGLWLVGATTVALAIERYVATVRSSKYEHSSCFLGLCMAILQLSIAAVANYYSFLSFPFSQPVMNYCTAVKPGFVTNIEKAFIGCLIIQIGGRIIFHFLFKLNEELRAKGLTATLSNRFSLEQNLKSMKTLKLFANMQSVFVVIHIVFFLVIMQFGEQMSTSTYVAFIELSGSYPLYAVISMVILFKRAKENKVKIKKTLQSHVNADQSIYFENFKKSWN